In the genome of Natronorubrum daqingense, the window CGACATGATAATTCGGTGATCGTGCCGACCGCGAACGGTCGCGCCGGAGAGCGTGGAGTCGCTGCCGTGGACGGTCAGGGAGTCGCGTTCCTCGGTCGTCTCGACGCCCATCTTGCCCAGTTCTTCGGCCATCGCGCTCACGCGGTCGGTTTCTTTGTAGCGAACGTGCTCGGCGTTCGTAATCCGCGTGTCGCCATCGGCCACGGCCCCCAGCGTCGCGATCGTCGGCAGCAGATCCGGCGTATCTTCGACGTCGACCTCGATACCCGAGAGCGGGGCACTCGAAACGTCGATCGTTCCAGCGTCTCGGTCCCACGTCACGTCTGCACCCATTCGGTCGACGATGTCGACGATGGCGGTGTCCCCCTGTGCGCTCGGATTTGCCCCCGTAATTCGGACGGAGCCGCCGTCAGCCGCGGCAATTGCACCGGCCGCGAGCGGGTAGGAAATCGAGGAGAAGTCGCCGGGCACGGCGTACTCTCCGTTGGTAGTCCCGTAGGATTGGCCGCCCTCGACCGAGAATCCGTCACCGGTCTTACGTGCCTCGACGCCGAAATCCGCGAGCACCTCGAGGGTGATGTCGACGTACGGTGCGGACTTGAGTTCGGTCTCGAGAACGACGTCGACTCCCTCCTCGGTGACGGCACCAGCCATGAGCAAGGCGGTGATGTACTGCGAGGAGACGTCGCCCGGAATTGCGACTTCTCCGCCCGAAATCGGGCCCGTCACGACCAGCGGGGCCTGGCCGTTGTCTCGAGTGCTGAACGCCTCCCCGTCGAGATCACCCACGGCTTCGAGCAGCGGACCCTGTGGCCGCGAGCGAAGCGATTCGTCGCCGGTGAGCACCGACGTGCCGTCCGCGAGCGCGGCCGCGGCCGTAACGAGTCGCATCGTGGTCCCGCTGTTGTCGCAGTCGATGACGTCCGCGGGGACCGAAGGCCGCCCGTCGAAGCCTTCGACCGCGAGGCTAGCGTCCGCGCGTCGCTCGACACTCCCGCCGAACAACTCGACGGCGCGGGCGGTTGCCTGCGTGTCCGCACTCCAGAGCGCGTCGCGGACGGTCGTCTCGCTCGCGTACCCTGCCGCGAGAATCGCCCGGTGCGTGTAGCTCTTCGAGGGCGGGGCTCGTGCCTCTCCCTCGAGACTCGAGGGCGTGATAGTGACGTTCATGCTCGCTCTGTGGAGTGGCCGCCCTATACCGATACCGATCCTCGGAGTGTTTCGACGTGATGGACTGGCCAACTCATCGAGCGAACCGACACGAAGCGATAGAGGAAGTGACTCGCCGGGATTGAGCAAACCACAACGGTTTGCGATGTTCGGCGAGTTCACGATCGATGGAGCGAAGCGACAGAGGAAGTGACTCGCCGTAATTATGTGGGTGCTCGACACAGACTCTCGTATGAGCGCAACCGTCGACTTCGCCCCGTTGCGAGACTATCTCGAGGCGACCGACCTGGATGGCTACTGTATCGACGCGGACGCGTCGGATTCCGACCAGCGCTACGTCTCCGGCTTCACCGCTCCCGATCCCTATCAGACCGTCGTCACTCCAGACGGTGTTCACCTGCTCGTTTCGGGACTCGAGTACGGCCGAGCGAAGACGGAAGCGGCAGCCGACTCGGTGACGCGTCGCTCCGAGTACGACTACCGAAAACTCGTCGCCGAACACGGCCCGTACGAGGCGAAGAGCCGACTGATCGCCGCGTTCCTCGAGGATCACGGCGTCGACTCCCTCGCCGTCCCCCGGAACTTCCCGACCGGGACGGCGGACGGCCTTCGCGAGCAGGGACTCTCGGTGACGGTCGAACCCGAGGGCCTCGTCGAAGACGTTCGATCGACGAAAGACGAGTGGGAACTCGAGCAGATCCGTGCGACCCAACGTGCCAACGAGGCCGCGATGGCGACCGCAGAGGAGTTGATCGCGACGGCCGACGTGGCCGACGACGGCAGTCTGGTCCACGACGGCGAGGTGCTGACGAGCGAACGGGTCAAGACGGAGATCGAAGTGACCCTCCTCCGACACGGTTGCGGACTCGACGACACCATCGTGGCCTGCGCGGCGGACGGCGCGGATCCACACGACCGCGGCAGCGGCCCGCTCGAGGTGGACGAACTGATCGTGATCGACATCTTCCCGCGCGACAAGGAGACGGGCTACTTCGGTGATATGACGCGCACGTTCGCCCGCGGCGACCCCGGCGACGAAGCGCGACGGCGTTACGAAGTCACGGAAGAAGCGTACGAGGCCGCACTCGAGGCCGTCGAGGCTGGCGTCACCGGCGAAGCCGTCCACGACGTCGCCTGCGACGTGATCGAAGACGCCGGCTACGAGACCCTCCGAAGCGATCCCAGCACCGAAACCGGCTTCATTCACAGCACCGGCCACGGCGTCGGCCTCGACATCCACGAACAGCCGAGCGTCGCCCCCTCCGGCGGCGAACTCGAGCCCGGTCACGTCATCTCGATCGAACCGGGAATCTACGATCCTGCCGTCGGTGGCGTGCGAATTGAGGATCTGATCGCGGTGACTGAGGACGGCTACGAGAACCTGACCGACTACCGGGTCGGGCTCGAGCCCTCGAGCGAATAGCAACCGTCGCTGACCGAATAGCGATCGTCGCAATCGCTGTGAGTGCGCGCGAGCGTGGTTGCCCGCACCGCCGGGGTGACTTTCGACTGCCAAACAGAATGCCTACTTAGTTGCGCTCGACGATGCGCTCGCCACCCTCGAGTCCGCAGCCTAACGCGGCGTGGACTCGCCCCTCGCCGACGACCCAATCGCCCAGACAGTACAGCCCGACGCTCTCCGCCCGTCCCAACGGTTCCTGTGAAACCTCCGCTTCGGGCTGGGCGTACCGCCAGCACTGGTGGTCCGTCCAGTCGGGCTCGAGCAGCCGGTCGTCCTCGAGCAGCTCTGCTGTCAGTTCGGCGAGTTCCTCGAGCGTCGCCTCCGGGTCCGCGTCGGTGCGTTCGACCGACCACTCGTGATTCGCCTGCACGATCAACAGCGACTCGCCGTCGGGGACGTGGCCGGGTTTGCACTCCTCGCGGGCGAGCCACCCGATTTCGTGGTCCTTGTCGGTGTTGACCAACGCGTAGTAGGGTCGCTCGAGCGCGAACGGATAGTGAAAGACGCCCGTCCAGATCGTTCGATACGGAACGCCGTCGATGGCTTCGACGAGCGAATCTCGACTGTCGTGGTCCCACTCGGCCGTACGCACGAGTTCGGCCGTTTGCGGCGCTGGCGGGGTCACCACGATGGCGTCGAACGGGCCCCATCGGGTGCCGGATCCGTCCTCGAGTCGCCACGTCTCGTCGCTCGCGTTCCGACTCAGCGTTTCGACCCGGGTCTCGCGGTGAACCGTCGCGTCGGTCCGTCCGAACAGTCGTTTCGCGAGTTGTGTCACTCCGCTCTCGTACGTCCACTTGCGTTCGTCCGCGTCCCGGCCTTCCGACACCTCGCCTGTGCCATCGAAGGTCCAGATCGGCTCGCTCACGTCGGACAGCCCGTCGGTCTCGAGCGTTTCCGTGAGCAGTTCGTCGACTCGCTCGTCGCCCGATTTGACGTAGTTCGCGCCGTAGTCGTAGCGAACGTCGCTACGGCGTCGCGTCGCTGCGCGACCGCCCAACCCGCGGGATTTCTCGAGGACAGTGATCGATGCGTCCTCGAGTCCGGCGTCGATCGCGTGCGCTGCGCCGGCAGCGGCCGCACCAGCGCCGACGATCCCGATTCTGCACATAGTGGATCTGCATTCGGGGCGGACGCCCAAGTACTGTCGGCCGGTGTGTTCGACACCGCGATACTGGTTCAGAACGCGAGTGTGGACGTGGCGCTCACAGTTCGTAGGCCATCATCACCTCGTCGACGCACTCGCCGTCGATTTCGTAGTGGTCGCGGCGGATGGCCTCGGTGTCCCAGCCGTGGACGGTCAGGAACTCGAGGGCGCGGTCGTTGGTGATCGGGACGCTGTTGTACACTTTCCGGTAGCCGTTGGCTTCGGCCCACTCGATTCCGCGGGCGAGCAGTTTCGTGCCGATGCCGTTGCCGCGGTAGGCCTCGCGGACGCCCACCGTTTGCTGGGCGGTCCCCTGCATCGGCTCGACCTGCGGCAAGTCGAGGTGCGTCCAGCCGACGACCTCGCCGTCGACGCTCGCGACGAAGAACATCCGCGATTTGACGGCGTTGTGTCTGCTCACTGAGTCTTCGTAGAGCAACTCCTCGGCGATGGTCTCCGCGACGACGTACGTTTCCGCCGCCGTCACGTCTCGAATCGTCTCGATGAGGCCGTCGAAGTCGTCCTGTCGCCCCGGTCGAACGAGGAAGGAGAGGTCGTCGATCTCGTACTCCGTGATCGCCCCGAACTCGAGGGAAATCTGGAGGGTTCCGCCGTCTTCTTCCAGATAGCCGTCGGATTTGAGTCCTTCCAGG includes:
- a CDS encoding M24 family metallopeptidase translates to MSATVDFAPLRDYLEATDLDGYCIDADASDSDQRYVSGFTAPDPYQTVVTPDGVHLLVSGLEYGRAKTEAAADSVTRRSEYDYRKLVAEHGPYEAKSRLIAAFLEDHGVDSLAVPRNFPTGTADGLREQGLSVTVEPEGLVEDVRSTKDEWELEQIRATQRANEAAMATAEELIATADVADDGSLVHDGEVLTSERVKTEIEVTLLRHGCGLDDTIVACAADGADPHDRGSGPLEVDELIVIDIFPRDKETGYFGDMTRTFARGDPGDEARRRYEVTEEAYEAALEAVEAGVTGEAVHDVACDVIEDAGYETLRSDPSTETGFIHSTGHGVGLDIHEQPSVAPSGGELEPGHVISIEPGIYDPAVGGVRIEDLIAVTEDGYENLTDYRVGLEPSSE
- a CDS encoding GNAT family N-acetyltransferase, with translation MGAIERPTFSSDASRQLYEYVERNGTVKRHKLLDVVSLPTDEFRDHLEGLKSDGYLEEDGGTLQISLEFGAITEYEIDDLSFLVRPGRQDDFDGLIETIRDVTAAETYVVAETIAEELLYEDSVSRHNAVKSRMFFVASVDGEVVGWTHLDLPQVEPMQGTAQQTVGVREAYRGNGIGTKLLARGIEWAEANGYRKVYNSVPITNDRALEFLTVHGWDTEAIRRDHYEIDGECVDEVMMAYEL
- the aroA gene encoding 3-phosphoshikimate 1-carboxyvinyltransferase, which codes for MNVTITPSSLEGEARAPPSKSYTHRAILAAGYASETTVRDALWSADTQATARAVELFGGSVERRADASLAVEGFDGRPSVPADVIDCDNSGTTMRLVTAAAALADGTSVLTGDESLRSRPQGPLLEAVGDLDGEAFSTRDNGQAPLVVTGPISGGEVAIPGDVSSQYITALLMAGAVTEEGVDVVLETELKSAPYVDITLEVLADFGVEARKTGDGFSVEGGQSYGTTNGEYAVPGDFSSISYPLAAGAIAAADGGSVRITGANPSAQGDTAIVDIVDRMGADVTWDRDAGTIDVSSAPLSGIEVDVEDTPDLLPTIATLGAVADGDTRITNAEHVRYKETDRVSAMAEELGKMGVETTEERDSLTVHGSDSTLSGATVRGRHDHRIIMSLALAGLVAEGETTVEGADHVDVSFPGFFEMLEDLGVALERT
- a CDS encoding NAD(P)/FAD-dependent oxidoreductase; the encoded protein is MCRIGIVGAGAAAAGAAHAIDAGLEDASITVLEKSRGLGGRAATRRRSDVRYDYGANYVKSGDERVDELLTETLETDGLSDVSEPIWTFDGTGEVSEGRDADERKWTYESGVTQLAKRLFGRTDATVHRETRVETLSRNASDETWRLEDGSGTRWGPFDAIVVTPPAPQTAELVRTAEWDHDSRDSLVEAIDGVPYRTIWTGVFHYPFALERPYYALVNTDKDHEIGWLAREECKPGHVPDGESLLIVQANHEWSVERTDADPEATLEELAELTAELLEDDRLLEPDWTDHQCWRYAQPEAEVSQEPLGRAESVGLYCLGDWVVGEGRVHAALGCGLEGGERIVERN